ATCAGAAGTTTTCCGCTCGAGGATTCCGAGGGGAAGCGCTTTGAAGACGAGTTTTGCGCGTACATCGGCGCGCCCCACGCGGTGAACGTCTCGAGCGGCACCGCCGCGCTGCACATCGCACTGCTGGCCGCGGGTGTCGGCCCTGGCGACGAGGTCATTACGGTGCCGAACACGTTCTCCTCCGTCGCCGACGTGATCATCTTGTGCGGGGCCAAGCCCGTGCTCGTCGACGTCGAGTCGGATACCTACAACATGAACGTCGCGCTCGTCGAGCGGGCTGTCACATCGAAGACGAAGGCGATCCTGCCGGTGCACATGAACGGGCAGGCGGTCGACATGGAGCCGCTGATGGCGATCGCGCGGCGTCATGGGCTGAAAGTCGTCGAGGACGTCTGCCACGCGGCCGGCGCCAAGTACAAGGGCCAGTTCCTCGGGACCTTCGGAGAAGCCGGCGCGTTCTCGTTCGTCCAGAACAAGTGCATCTCGGTCGGCGGGGAAGGCGGCATGGTGGTCACCTCGGATCCTCAGATCTGGGAAGCCTGTATGATGCTGGCCAACCACGGCCGCGGCCGCCGGTGGTTCGACGGGCACAAGGCCTACCACATCTACCGGGCGCAGCAGATCGAGCTGGTCGGGTTCAACTACCGCCAGAATGAGCTGCTCTCGGCGATCGGCCGGATCCAGCTCCGCTATCTTGACGAATGGAACATACGCCGCCGGGAGAACGCGGCCCTCTACGGCACGCTGCTGGGCCGGTTCAAGCACGACCTCACGTTGCCCGTGACGCGGCCGTTCTCGGAGCACTCCATGCTGCGGTTCGTCGTGCAGACCCCGCGGCGCGACGAGCTGCGTGACTACCTCGAGCGCCGCGGCATCCACGTCATGGTCGAGTACGGCACGCCGATCCACCTCGACCACGCGTACCAGCCGTACTGCGGCGCGCCCGAGGGCACGTTCCCCGTGACGGAGCGGCTGGCGCAGACGATCCTCACGCTGCCGTGCTACCAGACGCTCGGCGCCGAGGAAATCAGCGACGTCACGTCGGCGGTCCAGCAGTTCTACGGTGGGTGAGGCCGCCGCGCCGGTCCGGTACCGGTGCCTGTGGACGCCGTTCGACGACGAGATGCGGGAGGCGACGCTGCGTCCCGCGGCCGGGCCAGTGTACTATGATGGGCCGGAAGTCGAGGCGTTCGAGCGCGAGGCGGCGGCGTACCTCGGGGTGGCCCGGGGGGTCGGCGTGTCCTCCGGCACCACGGCGCTGCACCTCGCGATGCTGGCGATGGGCATCGGTCCCGGCGATGAGGTGGTCTGTGCGGCGAACGCCTACCTGACCGCGCCCGAGTGCACCATCCACGTCGGCGCGACGCCGGTGTACTGCGACGTGCTCGACGAGACGGCCAATCTCGACGCGAGCACGGTCGAACCGGTGCTGACGCCGCGCACCAAAGTGATTGTCGCCATCCACAACTACGGCCACCCCGTCGACATGGATCCGCTCATGGGCCTGGCGCGTCGGCGGGGGCTGTTCGTCATCGAGGACATCGCCCATGCGTTCGGCGCACGGTACAAGGGGCGGCCGGTCGGGTCGATCGGGCACGCGAGTTTCACGAGCTTCGCACGGAAGGTCGTGACGGTGGCGGGACAGGGCGGGATGGCGTTCACCTCGGAACCCGAGTGGGCGCGCCGGATGGCGCTGCTGCGCCGTCACGGATGGGAGTCCGGCGCCGCCTATCGGGGCAGGCTGGTGCTCGTCGGGTTCAACCATACGCTGGGCGAATCGCTCGCCGCCGTGGGCCGCGTGTCGCTCTCGCGCGTCGACCGCGAGAACGCCGTGCGGCGTGCCAACGCTCTCCGGTATACCGAAGGCCTCGCCCGCCTCAACACCCGCGGCGTCGCGGTGCGCCTGCCTGTCGAGCTGCCGTACGCGGCGCACTCGTGGTTTCACTACGTCGTCCGCACCCCCCGCCGGGACGACCTCGTCGCATTTCTCTCGA
The nucleotide sequence above comes from bacterium. Encoded proteins:
- a CDS encoding DegT/DnrJ/EryC1/StrS family aminotransferase, with amino-acid sequence MAQAPVRDVRYKPVMTDEMIEAAARVLRSGKYIRSFPLEDSEGKRFEDEFCAYIGAPHAVNVSSGTAALHIALLAAGVGPGDEVITVPNTFSSVADVIILCGAKPVLVDVESDTYNMNVALVERAVTSKTKAILPVHMNGQAVDMEPLMAIARRHGLKVVEDVCHAAGAKYKGQFLGTFGEAGAFSFVQNKCISVGGEGGMVVTSDPQIWEACMMLANHGRGRRWFDGHKAYHIYRAQQIELVGFNYRQNELLSAIGRIQLRYLDEWNIRRRENAALYGTLLGRFKHDLTLPVTRPFSEHSMLRFVVQTPRRDELRDYLERRGIHVMVEYGTPIHLDHAYQPYCGAPEGTFPVTERLAQTILTLPCYQTLGAEEISDVTSAVQQFYGG
- a CDS encoding DegT/DnrJ/EryC1/StrS family aminotransferase, translated to MGEAAAPVRYRCLWTPFDDEMREATLRPAAGPVYYDGPEVEAFEREAAAYLGVARGVGVSSGTTALHLAMLAMGIGPGDEVVCAANAYLTAPECTIHVGATPVYCDVLDETANLDASTVEPVLTPRTKVIVAIHNYGHPVDMDPLMGLARRRGLFVIEDIAHAFGARYKGRPVGSIGHASFTSFARKVVTVAGQGGMAFTSEPEWARRMALLRRHGWESGAAYRGRLVLVGFNHTLGESLAAVGRVSLSRVDRENAVRRANALRYTEGLARLNTRGVAVRLPVELPYAAHSWFHYVVRTPRRDDLVAFLSTRGIEAGIHYRHTVYREPAYVARTGVDPGPRPVADRIVSEIMTLPSHPEMGGGIDYVLGQLAEFPWTATSRTARS